One window from the genome of Salvia miltiorrhiza cultivar Shanhuang (shh) chromosome 7, IMPLAD_Smil_shh, whole genome shotgun sequence encodes:
- the LOC130994243 gene encoding uncharacterized protein LOC130994243, whose translation MGIITPATATTAPTSGPINVPITEQMLAMLNYATMRSLMGITQPITTPEGILTTQRIAPTAVQTKEGGEAAAAQTGKRRTRKNMVEDRGRNKRKFITNNVQIEDVTDSTSGTTPQRSLGVNKGNDKLKEKVSFLRSQLKSLETELKEHDRNIEVNEFPDQYESRFEEPKRELPKRNRRRPTETIITKEREGRNIGTPTMPLINKSPFSDERLLEPLTENYRPISLDYDGTTDLEVHMALLEGLAALHQYVEGIKCRIFATTLSGMAQRWFHNLRSNSIQSYGDLYLMFMRQFASSKRVGRTAISLMDIKQEPQETLREYVARFNITALDIPEAESQIKWYAFARGLR comes from the coding sequence ATGGGAATAATTACGCCCGCTACTGCTACCACTGCTCCTACGTCAGGACCGATCAATGTCCCTATCACTGAACAAATGCTAGCCATGCTCAATTACGCAACCATGCGCTCACTAATGGGCATCACCCAACCCATCACCACACCAGAGGGAATTCTAACTACTCAAAGGATAGCTCCCACGGCTGTGCAGACCAAAGAAGGAGGGGAGGCGGCGGCTGCGCAGACAGGGAAACGCAGAACAAGGAAGAACATGGTGGAAGATAGGGGGAGAAACAAGCGGAAGTTCATCACGAATAACGTCCAGATTGAGGATGTAACTGATTCTACTAGTGGGACTACTCCGCAGCGCAGTCTCGGAGTGAACAAAGGCAATGACAAACTTAAGGAGAAGGTATCATTCCTTCGAAGCCAGCTGAAGAGTTTGGAAACGGAGCTTAAAGAACATGATCGTAACATAGAGGTGAATGAGTTCCCTGATCAATACGAATCGAGATTTGAAGAGCCCAAGAGGGAGCTCCCCAAAAGAAATCGGCGTAGACCTACTGAGACCATAATTACGAAAGAAAGGGAAGGGCGTAACATCGGCACTCCTACGATGCCTTTGATCAACAAGAGTCCGTTTTCAGATGAAAGACTGCTGGAACCTTTAACGGAAAACTACCGTCCCATCTCACTAGACTACGATGGTACTACCGACCTAGAGGTACATATGGCCCTCTTAGAGGGCCTAGCTGCGCTGCACCAGTATGTGGAGGGAATCAAATGCAGGATCTTCGCCACAACTCTATCTGGAATGGCTCAGCGATGGTTTCATAACTTGAGGAGTAACTCTATTCAATCATATGGTGACCTTTATCTCATGTTCATGAGACAATTTGCCAGTTCAAAGAGGGTCGGGAGAACAGCCATTTCATTAATGGATATAAAGCAGGAACCGCAAGAAACGCTTCGAGAGTACGTGGCTAGATTTAATATAACAGCGCTGGACATACCAGAGGCGGAATCCCAGATCAAGTGGTACGCTTTTGCTAGGGGACTAAGGTAA